In Asterias amurensis chromosome 4, ASM3211899v1, one genomic interval encodes:
- the LOC139935985 gene encoding large ribosomal subunit protein eL21-like has protein sequence MVKTNTTGYRRGTRYMFSREFRKKGVEPLSTFLHVYKRGDYVDIKGCGAFQKGMPHKTYHGRTGRVFNVTPHAVGVIVNKQVGNRILPKRINVRIQHVKPSKCRDDFLLRVKRNEQLRRDAKEKGVKLDRSLLKRQPEQPRKAHFVRSKNNAPQLVEPIPYKFIA, from the exons ATGGTGAAGACAAACACAACAGGTTACCGTCGCGGTACGCGGTACATGTTCTCGCGTGAATTCCGCAAGAAGGGTGTAGAGCCGCTTTCCACTTTCCTCCATGTTTACAAGCGAGGAGACTACGTCGACATCAAg GGTTGCGGAGCCTTCCAGAAGGGTATGCCCCACAAGACCTACCATGGTAGAACTGGTCGTGTCTTCAACGTGACCCCTCATGCTGTTGGAGTCATCGTCAACAAGCAGGTTGG AAACCGAATCCTCCCCAAGCGAATCAACGTACGCATCCAGCACGTGAAGCCCTCCAAGTGCCGTGACGATTTCCTCCTGCGTGTCAAGCGCAACGAACAGCTGAGACGTGACGCTAAGGAAAAGGGTGTCAAGCTGGACCGCAGTCTCCTCAAAAGACAG CCGGAGCAGCCCCGCAAAGCCCACTTCGTGAGGTCCAAGAACAATGCACCGCAGCTTGTGGAGCCCATCCCATACAAGTTCATCGCCTAA